GATGGCGTAGTATATCTCGGCCCTGTCGGGCTTGGCATGATAGTGGCCCTTGGTGAAGAAGAACTCCTTCCCGACCTTGCCGGGGTAGAGGACGGTCGTGGCAAAGTTGAGGTCGCCTTCCCTTTCCTCCTGTTCAATCGCGTAGACCTCGTAAACGACCGGGTCGTCCTTGAGGAGCTCGTTGTAGGCCTCCTCATCGAGGAAGTAGCCCTTGAGGTCGCTGAGCCTCCTGACGAGCCTCTTGGCCCCGGGAATAACTCCTGTCTCAAAGTCTATCTTAACTCCAAGGGGCATCTTGTACTCCATACCCATCACCGGAGAAGACTAACCGCGGGACTATTTAACCTTTCCCTTTTGTATCACCGGGAGGGATAAATCACTCAGCAGGCCTGACCTCAATCTTCTTGCCTATGACGAGCTCCGCGGCCCTGACTGCGGCGCCACCGCTCCCGACGGCTATCCTCACCTTGTCGGCCGGGACGTAAACGATTATTTTGTCGTCGGTCTCCTCTATTGCCACAATCTCAACGTTGAGCATCTTCCTCAGCCTGTCCCTCATAGCAATCCCCCACGAAAACTGGTCGAAGAAGGATATAAAAGTAACTACGCCCTCTCCAGCACTGACTAACTTAAATGATATTTTTACAAAGTTAGATGGTTAAGAGAAAAGCAAAGCGCTTCTGGAACAGCAAAATTTTTATCAT
The nucleotide sequence above comes from Thermococcus sp.. Encoded proteins:
- a CDS encoding KH domain-containing protein, which gives rise to MRDRLRKMLNVEIVAIEETDDKIIVYVPADKVRIAVGSGGAAVRAAELVIGKKIEVRPAE
- the pgiA gene encoding glucose-6-phosphate isomerase — encoded protein: MEYKMPLGVKIDFETGVIPGAKRLVRRLSDLKGYFLDEEAYNELLKDDPVVYEVYAIEQEEREGDLNFATTVLYPGKVGKEFFFTKGHYHAKPDRAEIYYAIKGRGGMLLQTPEGKAEWVPMEPGTVVYVPPYWAHRTVNTGDEPFIFLAVYPADAGHDYGSIKEKGFSKLVVEENGEVKLIDNPRWK